A single window of Malus sylvestris chromosome 5, drMalSylv7.2, whole genome shotgun sequence DNA harbors:
- the LOC126621942 gene encoding uncharacterized protein LOC126621942 isoform X2, whose product MGYMLYLRLFNIQLHIISIFSCNFCLSFGIVEQDDSYLDSYISTIGVEFLQMEKGGGCGMSGRGREREVYISESSSSPQFQQQRPPLFPKETWTCFFLSAALPIFHQNHILNSSNFEHEMPGEGNKAAAPFGINGGTLSAIGYARACTSTNHQQCRHSIGC is encoded by the exons ATGGGATATATGTTATACTTAAGGTTATTCAACATACAATTGCATATAATCTCAATTTTCTCATGCAATTTTTGTCTGAGCTTCGGAATCGTTGAACAGGATGATTCATACTTGGATAGCTACATCAGCACAATCGGAGTTGAATTT TTACAGATGGAGAAGGGGGGAGGGTGTGGAATGTCAGGGAGAGGAAGGGAGAGGGAGGTCTACATCTCAGAGTCCAGCTCGAGTCCTCAG TTTCAGCAGCAGCGGCCACCACTCTTCCCCAAAG AAACATGGACTTGCTTTTTTCTCTCTGCAGCGCTGCCCATTTTCCACCAAAATCACATCTTAAACTCTTCCAATTTCGAACACGAGATGCCCGGAGAAG GAAACAAAGCTGCAGCACCATTTGGGATTAATGGCGGCACGTTATCAGCAATTGGTTATGCAAGGGCTTGCACCTCCACAAATCATCAACAATGCCGGCATAGCATTGGATGTTAG
- the LOC126621942 gene encoding uncharacterized protein LOC126621942 isoform X6: protein MNARSSMQGDGRINTSKDDSYLDSYISTIGVEFMEKGGGCGMSGRGREREVYISESSSSPQFQQQRPPLFPKETWTCFFLSAALPIFHQNHILNSSNFEHEMPGEAGNKAAAPFGINGGTLSAIGYARACTSTNHQQCRHSIGC, encoded by the exons ATGAATGCG AGATCAAGCATGCAAGGGGATGGTAGGATCAACACATCAAAG GATGATTCATACTTGGATAGCTACATCAGCACAATCGGAGTTGAATTT ATGGAGAAGGGGGGAGGGTGTGGAATGTCAGGGAGAGGAAGGGAGAGGGAGGTCTACATCTCAGAGTCCAGCTCGAGTCCTCAG TTTCAGCAGCAGCGGCCACCACTCTTCCCCAAAG AAACATGGACTTGCTTTTTTCTCTCTGCAGCGCTGCCCATTTTCCACCAAAATCACATCTTAAACTCTTCCAATTTCGAACACGAGATGCCCGGAGAAG CAGGAAACAAAGCTGCAGCACCATTTGGGATTAATGGCGGCACGTTATCAGCAATTGGTTATGCAAGGGCTTGCACCTCCACAAATCATCAACAATGCCGGCATAGCATTGGATGTTAG
- the LOC126621942 gene encoding uncharacterized protein LOC126621942 isoform X5 yields MNARSSMQGDGRINTSKDDSYLDSYISTIGVEFLQMEKGGGCGMSGRGREREVYISESSSSPQFQQQRPPLFPKETWTCFFLSAALPIFHQNHILNSSNFEHEMPGEAGNKAAAPFGINGGTLSAIGYARACTSTNHQQCRHSIGC; encoded by the exons ATGAATGCG AGATCAAGCATGCAAGGGGATGGTAGGATCAACACATCAAAG GATGATTCATACTTGGATAGCTACATCAGCACAATCGGAGTTGAATTT TTACAGATGGAGAAGGGGGGAGGGTGTGGAATGTCAGGGAGAGGAAGGGAGAGGGAGGTCTACATCTCAGAGTCCAGCTCGAGTCCTCAG TTTCAGCAGCAGCGGCCACCACTCTTCCCCAAAG AAACATGGACTTGCTTTTTTCTCTCTGCAGCGCTGCCCATTTTCCACCAAAATCACATCTTAAACTCTTCCAATTTCGAACACGAGATGCCCGGAGAAG CAGGAAACAAAGCTGCAGCACCATTTGGGATTAATGGCGGCACGTTATCAGCAATTGGTTATGCAAGGGCTTGCACCTCCACAAATCATCAACAATGCCGGCATAGCATTGGATGTTAG
- the LOC126621942 gene encoding uncharacterized protein LOC126621942 isoform X9 → MNARSSMQGDGRINTSKDDSYLDSYISTIGVEFLQMEKGGGCGMSGRGREREVYISESSSSPQFQQQRPPLFPKETWTCFFLSAALPIFHQNHILNSSNFEHEMPGEGFGSIREIEYSSKPLFFVDGFCIYMGEFLYFILQFNSFIVIVLHTYNTEFRGVD, encoded by the exons ATGAATGCG AGATCAAGCATGCAAGGGGATGGTAGGATCAACACATCAAAG GATGATTCATACTTGGATAGCTACATCAGCACAATCGGAGTTGAATTT TTACAGATGGAGAAGGGGGGAGGGTGTGGAATGTCAGGGAGAGGAAGGGAGAGGGAGGTCTACATCTCAGAGTCCAGCTCGAGTCCTCAG TTTCAGCAGCAGCGGCCACCACTCTTCCCCAAAG AAACATGGACTTGCTTTTTTCTCTCTGCAGCGCTGCCCATTTTCCACCAAAATCACATCTTAAACTCTTCCAATTTCGAACACGAGATGCCCGGAGAAG GATTTGGGTCTATTCGTGAGATTGAGTATTCTTCTAAACCCCTCTTTTTCGTTGATGGGTTTTGTATATATATGGGTGAATTTTTGTATTTCATTCTTCAGTTTAACTCCTTTATTGTGATAGTGTTACATACATATAATACTGAATTTCGTGGAGTAGACTAA
- the LOC126621942 gene encoding uncharacterized protein LOC126621942 isoform X1 codes for MGYMLYLRLFNIQLHIISIFSCNFCLSFGIVEQDDSYLDSYISTIGVEFLQMEKGGGCGMSGRGREREVYISESSSSPQFQQQRPPLFPKETWTCFFLSAALPIFHQNHILNSSNFEHEMPGEAGNKAAAPFGINGGTLSAIGYARACTSTNHQQCRHSIGC; via the exons ATGGGATATATGTTATACTTAAGGTTATTCAACATACAATTGCATATAATCTCAATTTTCTCATGCAATTTTTGTCTGAGCTTCGGAATCGTTGAACAGGATGATTCATACTTGGATAGCTACATCAGCACAATCGGAGTTGAATTT TTACAGATGGAGAAGGGGGGAGGGTGTGGAATGTCAGGGAGAGGAAGGGAGAGGGAGGTCTACATCTCAGAGTCCAGCTCGAGTCCTCAG TTTCAGCAGCAGCGGCCACCACTCTTCCCCAAAG AAACATGGACTTGCTTTTTTCTCTCTGCAGCGCTGCCCATTTTCCACCAAAATCACATCTTAAACTCTTCCAATTTCGAACACGAGATGCCCGGAGAAG CAGGAAACAAAGCTGCAGCACCATTTGGGATTAATGGCGGCACGTTATCAGCAATTGGTTATGCAAGGGCTTGCACCTCCACAAATCATCAACAATGCCGGCATAGCATTGGATGTTAG
- the LOC126621942 gene encoding uncharacterized protein LOC126621942 isoform X3 yields MGYMLYLRLFNIQLHIISIFSCNFCLSFGIVEQDDSYLDSYISTIGVEFMEKGGGCGMSGRGREREVYISESSSSPQFQQQRPPLFPKETWTCFFLSAALPIFHQNHILNSSNFEHEMPGEAGNKAAAPFGINGGTLSAIGYARACTSTNHQQCRHSIGC; encoded by the exons ATGGGATATATGTTATACTTAAGGTTATTCAACATACAATTGCATATAATCTCAATTTTCTCATGCAATTTTTGTCTGAGCTTCGGAATCGTTGAACAGGATGATTCATACTTGGATAGCTACATCAGCACAATCGGAGTTGAATTT ATGGAGAAGGGGGGAGGGTGTGGAATGTCAGGGAGAGGAAGGGAGAGGGAGGTCTACATCTCAGAGTCCAGCTCGAGTCCTCAG TTTCAGCAGCAGCGGCCACCACTCTTCCCCAAAG AAACATGGACTTGCTTTTTTCTCTCTGCAGCGCTGCCCATTTTCCACCAAAATCACATCTTAAACTCTTCCAATTTCGAACACGAGATGCCCGGAGAAG CAGGAAACAAAGCTGCAGCACCATTTGGGATTAATGGCGGCACGTTATCAGCAATTGGTTATGCAAGGGCTTGCACCTCCACAAATCATCAACAATGCCGGCATAGCATTGGATGTTAG
- the LOC126621942 gene encoding uncharacterized protein LOC126621942 isoform X7 — protein sequence MGYMLYLRLFNIQLHIISIFSCNFCLSFGIVEQDDSYLDSYISTIGVEFLQMEKGGGCGMSGRGREREVYISESSSSPQFQQQRPPLFPKETWTCFFLSAALPIFHQNHILNSSNFEHEMPGEGNVSAVYGNAALSKR from the exons ATGGGATATATGTTATACTTAAGGTTATTCAACATACAATTGCATATAATCTCAATTTTCTCATGCAATTTTTGTCTGAGCTTCGGAATCGTTGAACAGGATGATTCATACTTGGATAGCTACATCAGCACAATCGGAGTTGAATTT TTACAGATGGAGAAGGGGGGAGGGTGTGGAATGTCAGGGAGAGGAAGGGAGAGGGAGGTCTACATCTCAGAGTCCAGCTCGAGTCCTCAG TTTCAGCAGCAGCGGCCACCACTCTTCCCCAAAG AAACATGGACTTGCTTTTTTCTCTCTGCAGCGCTGCCCATTTTCCACCAAAATCACATCTTAAACTCTTCCAATTTCGAACACGAGATGCCCGGAGAAG GTAATGTCTCAGCAGTCTATGGAAATGCAGCTTTGAGCAAGCGTTGA
- the LOC126621942 gene encoding uncharacterized protein LOC126621942 isoform X4 encodes MGYMLYLRLFNIQLHIISIFSCNFCLSFGIVEQDDSYLDSYISTIGVEFLQMEKGGGCGMSGRGREREVYISESSSSPQFQQQRPPLFPKETWTCFFLSAALPIFHQNHILNSSNFEHEMPGEVKRCSLFVRVVVPKRCCLSVRVVV; translated from the exons ATGGGATATATGTTATACTTAAGGTTATTCAACATACAATTGCATATAATCTCAATTTTCTCATGCAATTTTTGTCTGAGCTTCGGAATCGTTGAACAGGATGATTCATACTTGGATAGCTACATCAGCACAATCGGAGTTGAATTT TTACAGATGGAGAAGGGGGGAGGGTGTGGAATGTCAGGGAGAGGAAGGGAGAGGGAGGTCTACATCTCAGAGTCCAGCTCGAGTCCTCAG TTTCAGCAGCAGCGGCCACCACTCTTCCCCAAAG AAACATGGACTTGCTTTTTTCTCTCTGCAGCGCTGCCCATTTTCCACCAAAATCACATCTTAAACTCTTCCAATTTCGAACACGAGATGCCCGGAGAAG TCAAACGATGTTCTCTTTTTGTGAGGGTTGTCGTCCCAAAACGTTGTTGTCTTTCTGTGAGAGTTGTTGTCTAA
- the LOC126621942 gene encoding uncharacterized protein LOC126621942 isoform X8, with the protein MGYMLYLRLFNIQLHIISIFSCNFCLSFGIVEQDDSYLDSYISTIGVEFLQMEKGGGCGMSGRGREREVYISESSSSPQFQQQRPPLFPKETWTCFFLSAALPIFHQNHILNSSNFEHEMPGEDHQIDTLIIKI; encoded by the exons ATGGGATATATGTTATACTTAAGGTTATTCAACATACAATTGCATATAATCTCAATTTTCTCATGCAATTTTTGTCTGAGCTTCGGAATCGTTGAACAGGATGATTCATACTTGGATAGCTACATCAGCACAATCGGAGTTGAATTT TTACAGATGGAGAAGGGGGGAGGGTGTGGAATGTCAGGGAGAGGAAGGGAGAGGGAGGTCTACATCTCAGAGTCCAGCTCGAGTCCTCAG TTTCAGCAGCAGCGGCCACCACTCTTCCCCAAAG AAACATGGACTTGCTTTTTTCTCTCTGCAGCGCTGCCCATTTTCCACCAAAATCACATCTTAAACTCTTCCAATTTCGAACACGAGATGCCCGGAGAAG ACCACCAAATTGACACtcttataataaaaatttaa